The genomic segment GCGCGCCTGTTCGTCGGCAATGACCCAGAGCGGCCCAAGCGGCGTGTCGATTTTATCTTCCAGTAAAGTCAGCATTGGCGTTCTCCTTGTTAAGGCGTCAAAAATAGCATGGCGCTCACGCACTCACCATACCGCCACAGGAGGAGTAAAGGAGGGAAAAAACAGGCATTCCATTGCCCTGAGCGGCCAGAGCCGCGCGCGTGAGTCATCATGAGCGCCAAAGAAAGGGATAAAACGCCTGCGCTGTGCCGCCTGCGTTTCCAGATAAAACAAAGCGAACTTTCTTTTTTCTGGAAAATAAAAAATAGAGCCTGAAGACATCGTATTCAGGCTCTACAGTACACACAGCAGCGCTTCCAGGCTTTGTACCGCCTTTATTTTTCCTTAACATGCGGATAAGAAATATATAGCAACATAAATGCACATTGTCACAGCGAAGGGGTGATTTCATTCACATATATTTAACAAGAAGCATTAGGGAAACTGAATAATGTGATCCCGCATCACCCCGTATAACCCCTTCGGGTGAGCCTTGATCCATAACGTCATTCTCTGCTATTCCCGTTTCGCTTTAATGCCCCTTCGTGAAGACCTGATGTAAATATTCCGCACAATGTTGCGCATTGAGCCATTCTGAAAGGGAAGCTATAGTGTGCGCCCTGACGAAGTCCTGGAGGATTGACCGTGAACCCTGACGACAAATCACTCTTTCTTGACGCCATGGAAGATGTCAAACCCCTGAAGAACGCCGACACGGCGCCGTGGATGAAACCCAAAATTGACCGCACAGCCGCGCGCATTGACACCCTCCAGCTTGATAACCCGCTGACAACGGGGTTTTTGGATCTTATCCCGCTCGACAAGCCGCTGGAATTCCGCCGTGAAGGGCTACAGCAGGGCGTGCTGGATAAACTGCGACTTGGCAAATATACCCAGCAGGCAAGCCTTAACCTGTTGCGCCAGCCGGTCGAGCAGTGCCGCCAGATGCTGTTCGCCTTTGTGCACCAGGCAAAGCACGACGGACTACGTAATTTGCTCATCATTCATGGCAAAGGGCGGGAGGAAAACGCTCACGCCAACGTTATTCGCAGCTATCTTGCGCGCTGGCTCACCGAGCTTGATGACGTTCAGGCGTTTTGTACCGCGCTTACCCACCACGGCGGCAACGGCGCCTGTTATGTTGCGCTGAAAAAATCTGCCGAGGCGAAACTGGAAAACTGGGAACGCCACGCCAAACGCAGCCGTTAGCCTTCACCGGGCGTTCACCGCCCGGTTATCAGCCTGCTTCTCGCCTCACGCGATTGCGGTTTCCGCTATCTTTAGTGGGTACGCACCGTTGTATCAGACAGGTTTCATATGAAAATGATTCGTCCTTTATTCATATAAAAACCGGATTAAACAGTGTTAGCATGAGCCGCTTATGTGGTAATGACTTTATGAGGCAGTATGAAAATTCAGCTCATCGCAGTAGATATGGACGGCACCTTTCTTAACGATAATAAGCAGTATGATAAAGCGCGGTTCACCACGCAGTACGCCGCGCTAAAAGCGCAGGGGATCCGGTTTGTGGTAGCGAGCGGTAACCAGTATTACCAGCTCATCTCTTTCTTCCCCGAGATCAAAGACGACATCGCATTTGTCGCCGAAAACGGCGCGCTGGTGTACGACCACGGCGAACGTATTCATCACGGCGAACTGACCCGCGAGCAATATCATCAGGTCATCACCACACTCTCGGCGCAGGGGGATTTCAACTATGTGGTGTGCGGGCTTGAGAGCGCCTATTACCAGGCGGGCGCGCCGGAGGCGTTCATCAGCCTGATGTCCAAACACTATCATCGCCTGAAGCCGGTGGACGATCTGTTCGCTATTGATGACATCATTTTTAAATTCTCGCTCAACCTGCCCGATGATCAGATCCCGGCGCTGATTGAAAACCTGCATAACGAACTGGAAGGTGTTGTGAAGCCGGTTACCAGCGGCTATGGGTTTGTTGATCTCATCATTCCCGGCTCACACAAGGCGAGCGGTCTTGAACGTCTGATGGCGCGCTGGGAGATCGGGCCGGAGGCGTGCGTGGCGGTGGGCGACAGCGCTAACGATCTCGAAATGCTGCGTCTTGCGAAATATTCCTTTGCGATGGCTAACGCGGCGGCGCAAGTGAAAGAGACAGCGCGTTACGCGACGGGTTCTAACAACGACAGCGGCGCGCTTGAGGTGATTGACGCTGTACTCAACGGCGACAGCCCGTTTAACCGCTAATTGCTACTGCGGGATTATCGCCCCTTCGCAGGCACGAAGGGGCGAGGGCAGGATCAGAAGAAATATTTAAAGCGCACGCGCGCGCCGTAGCGGTCTTTATCACCCTCGTTGTCGTACTCGCTGTCTTTCAGCGACAGTTGTGACCAGTACGCGCCAAGGTAGATATTAAAGTTATCCATATCCATCACGTTGGTGAACCCGTAAGAGAGATGCACTGTGTGAATGTCATATTTACCCGGGTATTTCAGCTGGCCGTCCTCTTCTCCTATGCTCGACACATTAAACTCATCAATATTGTTATGGGCGTAGATATACCCAAGCTCCAGATGGCGCCACAGCACGTTAGCACCGGCGCTGAAGTCGGTTTCATCGGTTGCATCCATATAGGCGGTATTGATGTTAATCACCGTGCCGTCATCCGGATTGTTCTTCAGGCTATTCCAGGTAAAGGTTGCGCCATAGCCGGTGCGGTCTGACTGATCCTGAAAGCGTCCCTGTGCGTCGTTATAACCATAGGCATTGCTCACGACGTTGGTTTCCATCGCCACGGCGGCGGAAACATGGTCATCGCGCCACGCGATCACCGGGCGCATATAGATAACGTTCTTTTTATTTTCCAGCGCGTTGCCGTGGTATGCATCCTCGGCAAACAGCGTGGTGCCGTCTTTAACCATATTATTCAGCTCGAAATACCAGTTGCCGTATTCGCCGCTGAACTGCACCGCGCCGCCGTTACTGCTGCGCCCGCGGCCTTCTTTCATCATGTAGACGTAACCAAACCCGTCGCCGTAAATATCGTTCGCGGTGTTGCCGGAGTACTGAATGAAGGTGTCCTGGTTGAGCGGGAACATGTCGTAGGCTTCAAAACGGCCCACCTTAATCTTCCATGCCTGCGGCTGGCCGAAGTAAAACGCCGCGTCATCCAGATTGGTGTGGCCGGAGAGATCTGCCAGCGGCTGCACCGTAAAACCTGCAAAGTTGCCGTTTTTCTCACGGTAACCGTCAACGCCCAGCAGAATACGGCCATTCACGTCCCACTTTTCGTGGTCGCCTGGCTTCCAGTCTTTATCATCTGACGTGCGAATTGAGGTGAGGTGCCCGGTGCGGCTTGCCGCATCCACGTTAAATTCCACATCGCCGTAGAATTTAAGATCGCCCTGCGGCGTATTGACTTTCATTTCCGCCATTGCACAAGGCGCCAGCAGACTTAAGACACAGGGCAGTACCATCATCTTTTTCATGGGGACTCTCTTATTGTTTTCAGTTTTCAGGCATACGGTGGCCCTGCCGCCGTTCAAAAACGGCGGTTCGGGCCTTTCAGAGGTGATTGGGCGCCAGCGGCGCGGACGAACTCCTTACGCGCGGGCGACCGACAGCGTGATGCGGTTCCAGGTCAGTGGCGCAAGCGTGACCGTATTCTCACGCAGGCTGCCATGCGGGTAATCGATAATGTCCGGACTCACGCGATTCGGATCGTCAAACGTGTTTTTGGCGTAGAGATCGTCGCTGCGCAGCACTTTGTGTTCTTTCAGGCGACAGTCGCTAAACGCAGGCAGGTTAATATCCAGCTCAAACGACGTTGTGAAATCGCAGTTCACCGCAAAGAGATAAATCTCCCCGCGCGCCTCGTTGTATACCACCGATGACTGCACGCTGCGGGCGTCGCCATATTTGCTGGTAAACGTCGGTACCGGCAGCTGGTGGCGCAGCACCACGCCGTCGCTTACACTCGCGACCATCTCGAACGGCCAGAACAGCGTCTGGCAGAGCGCGCCTTTACCAGGTTCCGTGAAAATCGGTGCGATGACATTCACCAGCTGTGCGAGGCTTGCCATTTTCACGCGGTCGGCATGATTAAGCAGCGAGCAGAGCAGGCCGCCCATGACCAGCGCGTCCAGGAACGAGTAGCGATCTTCCAGCAGCGGCGGGGCGACGCGAAAGCGGTTCGCCGGATCTTTCATCGGCGCGTCC from the Cronobacter condimenti 1330 genome contains:
- a CDS encoding Cof-type HAD-IIB family hydrolase, which encodes MKIQLIAVDMDGTFLNDNKQYDKARFTTQYAALKAQGIRFVVASGNQYYQLISFFPEIKDDIAFVAENGALVYDHGERIHHGELTREQYHQVITTLSAQGDFNYVVCGLESAYYQAGAPEAFISLMSKHYHRLKPVDDLFAIDDIIFKFSLNLPDDQIPALIENLHNELEGVVKPVTSGYGFVDLIIPGSHKASGLERLMARWEIGPEACVAVGDSANDLEMLRLAKYSFAMANAAAQVKETARYATGSNNDSGALEVIDAVLNGDSPFNR
- a CDS encoding carbohydrate porin; the protein is MKKMMVLPCVLSLLAPCAMAEMKVNTPQGDLKFYGDVEFNVDAASRTGHLTSIRTSDDKDWKPGDHEKWDVNGRILLGVDGYREKNGNFAGFTVQPLADLSGHTNLDDAAFYFGQPQAWKIKVGRFEAYDMFPLNQDTFIQYSGNTANDIYGDGFGYVYMMKEGRGRSSNGGAVQFSGEYGNWYFELNNMVKDGTTLFAEDAYHGNALENKKNVIYMRPVIAWRDDHVSAAVAMETNVVSNAYGYNDAQGRFQDQSDRTGYGATFTWNSLKNNPDDGTVININTAYMDATDETDFSAGANVLWRHLELGYIYAHNNIDEFNVSSIGEEDGQLKYPGKYDIHTVHLSYGFTNVMDMDNFNIYLGAYWSQLSLKDSEYDNEGDKDRYGARVRFKYFF
- the smrA gene encoding DNA endonuclease SmrA; amino-acid sequence: MNPDDKSLFLDAMEDVKPLKNADTAPWMKPKIDRTAARIDTLQLDNPLTTGFLDLIPLDKPLEFRREGLQQGVLDKLRLGKYTQQASLNLLRQPVEQCRQMLFAFVHQAKHDGLRNLLIIHGKGREENAHANVIRSYLARWLTELDDVQAFCTALTHHGGNGACYVALKKSAEAKLENWERHAKRSR